A window of Psychromonas sp. CNPT3 contains these coding sequences:
- the epmA gene encoding elongation factor P--(R)-beta-lysine ligase, which translates to MNWLPDANILLLKKRARIIQGIRQFFIDRDLLEVETPSLSQSGVTDQHLACFKTYFIGPEISIEKAEPLGTPLYLQTSPEFHMKRLLSAGSGSIFQISKAFRNEESGRYHNPEFTLLEWYRIDFDHFQLMQEMDQLLQQVLSCEPAKKMTYQHAFMQILQVDPLSASLEQLKEAGQSLHLGEVLDNEKDFDTVLQLLFCFAIEPVIAQEKPCFIYDFPASQAALARISPVDKRVAERFEVYYKGIELANGFHELNDSAEQLRRFEHDNCLRRANALPEMPIDFRFVASLNKLPNCAGVALGIDRLIMLATAQKHIDKVLSFSIKGA; encoded by the coding sequence ATGAATTGGTTACCGGATGCAAATATACTTTTATTGAAAAAACGTGCGCGTATCATACAAGGTATTCGTCAGTTTTTTATCGATCGTGATTTGTTAGAGGTGGAAACGCCAAGTTTAAGTCAATCGGGCGTTACGGATCAGCATCTCGCTTGTTTTAAAACCTATTTTATTGGGCCTGAAATTAGCATTGAAAAAGCAGAGCCGTTAGGTACGCCTTTATATTTACAGACATCTCCTGAATTTCATATGAAACGCTTACTGTCCGCCGGAAGTGGCTCTATTTTCCAAATTTCTAAAGCATTTCGTAATGAAGAATCTGGGCGTTATCATAATCCTGAATTTACATTGTTAGAATGGTATCGCATTGATTTTGACCACTTCCAATTAATGCAAGAAATGGATCAATTATTACAACAAGTGCTGTCTTGTGAGCCCGCTAAAAAAATGACCTATCAGCACGCTTTTATGCAGATACTGCAAGTCGATCCCTTAAGCGCGAGTTTAGAGCAATTAAAAGAGGCGGGGCAGTCTTTGCATCTTGGTGAGGTGTTAGACAATGAAAAGGATTTTGATACCGTGCTGCAATTACTTTTTTGTTTTGCAATTGAGCCGGTTATTGCACAAGAGAAACCTTGTTTTATTTATGATTTTCCCGCATCACAAGCGGCCCTTGCACGTATTAGTCCTGTAGATAAGCGCGTTGCTGAGCGTTTTGAGGTCTATTACAAAGGTATTGAACTCGCTAATGGCTTTCATGAGCTAAATGACAGTGCAGAGCAGTTACGGCGCTTTGAGCATGATAATTGTTTACGTAGAGCGAATGCATTACCCGAAATGCCCATCGACTTTCGTTTTGTGGCCTCATTAAATAAATTGCCCAATTGCGCAGGCGTTGCATTGGGAATTGATCGTTTGATAATGCTTGCGACAGCGCAAAAACATATCGATAAAGTATTGAGCTTTAGCATAAAAGGTGCATAA
- a CDS encoding DUF4404 family protein codes for MSIQKIQSEFDKLSNILNNNIIADECTAGTLKEVHDQLQEAILSGDPAQYLRNKKITQQLLLFEETSPVVGKVIKDIMNTLAGMGI; via the coding sequence ATGTCAATACAAAAAATACAATCAGAGTTTGATAAACTATCTAATATTTTAAATAATAATATTATTGCGGATGAGTGTACTGCCGGTACGCTAAAAGAGGTACATGATCAATTACAAGAGGCTATTTTGTCGGGTGATCCTGCGCAGTATTTACGCAATAAAAAGATAACACAACAATTACTCTTGTTTGAAGAAACAAGTCCTGTCGTTGGGAAAGTGATCAAAGATATTATGAACACACTTGCGGGGATGGGAATTTAG
- a CDS encoding succinate dehydrogenase/fumarate reductase iron-sulfur subunit produces MSKDMMLIDILRYHPETDDKPYTQSFELPYDENMSILDALQYIKDNIDATVSFRWSCKMAICGSCGLMVNNVPKLGCKVFLRDYYPKTISLAPLTNFPIERDLVVVMDDFMEKLESVKPYLIPGDNVCTAGGEYKQTPLQMEKYKQFSMCINCGLCYAACPQYGLDKHFIGPAALALLARYERDDRDAGSAQRMKIVNQEEGVWGCTFVGYCSVVCPKGVDPAAAIQLLKVESSKDYLIGLFNPD; encoded by the coding sequence ATGAGCAAAGACATGATGCTTATCGATATTTTACGCTATCACCCGGAAACGGATGACAAGCCATACACGCAGAGTTTTGAACTTCCTTATGATGAAAACATGTCTATCTTAGATGCATTGCAATATATCAAAGATAATATAGATGCGACTGTCAGTTTTCGTTGGTCATGTAAAATGGCCATCTGTGGGAGTTGTGGCCTGATGGTCAATAATGTACCAAAATTAGGGTGCAAAGTTTTTTTACGTGATTATTATCCTAAAACCATTAGTTTAGCGCCGTTAACTAACTTCCCTATCGAGCGTGATCTTGTTGTCGTAATGGACGATTTCATGGAAAAACTCGAATCGGTAAAACCTTACCTTATCCCTGGGGATAATGTTTGTACTGCGGGCGGAGAATACAAACAAACGCCGTTGCAAATGGAAAAATACAAGCAATTTTCAATGTGTATTAATTGTGGTCTTTGTTATGCTGCATGTCCACAATATGGACTAGACAAGCACTTCATTGGTCCGGCGGCTCTTGCTCTGCTGGCCCGTTATGAACGCGACGACCGTGATGCTGGTAGCGCGCAAAGAATGAAAATAGTGAACCAAGAAGAAGGTGTTTGGGGCTGTACGTTTGTCGGTTACTGCTCTGTCGTCTGCCCTAAAGGGGTGGATCCAGCAGCGGCTATCCAACTACTTAAAGTTGAAAGTAGTAAAGATTATCTAATCGGTTTATTTAACCCCGATTAA
- the rpsT gene encoding 30S ribosomal protein S20, with amino-acid sequence MANIKSAKKRAIQSERRRKHNASRRTMMRTFIKKVVVAIEAGNKEVATTEFVKLQAMLDKFATKGLINKNMVARKKSRLSAKIKAL; translated from the coding sequence TTGGCTAATATCAAGTCTGCTAAAAAACGTGCGATTCAATCTGAAAGACGCCGTAAACATAATGCAAGCCGTCGCACAATGATGCGTACATTTATTAAGAAAGTTGTTGTTGCAATTGAAGCTGGTAATAAAGAAGTTGCTACAACTGAATTTGTTAAGCTACAAGCAATGTTAGATAAATTTGCGACTAAAGGCTTAATAAATAAAAATATGGTTGCTCGTAAGAAAAGCCGTTTATCAGCAAAAATTAAAGCACTTTAA
- the frdA gene encoding fumarate reductase (quinol) flavoprotein subunit — MQIITTDVAIIGAGGAGLRAALEIAKQQPELNIALISKVYPMRSHTVAAEGGAAAVTQDHDTLDHHFDDTVSGGDWLCEQDVVQYFVENAREELIQLEHWGCPWSRKEDGSVNVRAFGGMKIERTWFAADKSGFHLLHTLFQTSLQYPNITRFDEHFCLDLIIEDNKIQGVLLLDIAAGEVKLIQAKSVIMATGGAGRVYRYNTNGGIVTGDGMALAYRHGVALRDMEFVQYHPTGLPGSGILMTEGCRGEGGILTNKDGYRYLQDYGMGPEVPLGTTKNKYMELGPRDKISQSFWQEQQKGNVFKGKRGDYIHLDLRHLGEALINERLPFIRELAKAYVGVDPVHEPIPVRPTVHYTMGGIETNNKTETSIQGLYAVGECASVGLHGANRLGSNSLSEIVVFGKLAGQEAGLYASQQTHSDRQILETKAQAIVQRTEAFLHSNGTEKMSDIRDEMGDTMEEGVGIYRTAVSMQKTIDTLHALKARYKNIKIEDKSSVFNTEFLYAIELGHLLDIALSMAYSAINREESRGSHQRIDGFEARDDKKYLKHSLAYFKEDSAPQIKYCDVTITRSQPAQRVYGAAGDKKATLEGIK; from the coding sequence GTGCAAATAATTACTACCGATGTCGCGATCATAGGGGCAGGAGGTGCAGGGCTACGTGCTGCACTTGAAATCGCAAAACAACAACCAGAGCTCAATATTGCGTTGATCTCTAAAGTTTACCCTATGCGCAGCCATACCGTTGCGGCAGAAGGCGGGGCAGCCGCTGTCACTCAAGATCACGACACGTTGGATCATCACTTTGATGATACCGTTTCGGGTGGAGACTGGCTCTGTGAACAAGATGTCGTACAATACTTCGTTGAAAATGCACGCGAAGAATTGATCCAATTAGAGCATTGGGGATGTCCTTGGAGCCGTAAAGAAGATGGCTCTGTCAATGTACGTGCCTTTGGCGGTATGAAAATAGAGCGCACCTGGTTTGCAGCCGATAAAAGTGGCTTCCATCTGTTACACACTCTTTTTCAAACCTCATTACAATACCCAAATATCACCCGCTTCGATGAGCATTTTTGCTTAGATTTGATTATTGAAGACAACAAAATCCAAGGCGTTTTACTGTTAGATATTGCAGCCGGTGAAGTTAAATTAATACAAGCAAAATCTGTGATCATGGCGACCGGAGGTGCTGGGCGAGTATATCGTTATAATACCAACGGCGGTATTGTAACCGGTGATGGCATGGCTCTCGCTTATCGTCATGGCGTTGCGCTACGCGATATGGAATTTGTACAATATCACCCAACAGGACTACCTGGCAGTGGCATCTTAATGACTGAAGGTTGCCGTGGCGAGGGTGGAATATTAACCAACAAAGACGGCTATCGTTACTTACAAGACTATGGAATGGGTCCTGAAGTGCCTCTTGGCACCACTAAAAATAAATATATGGAACTTGGCCCGCGCGATAAGATCAGTCAAAGTTTCTGGCAAGAGCAACAAAAAGGCAATGTATTTAAAGGTAAACGCGGTGATTACATACACCTTGATTTACGCCACCTTGGCGAAGCTCTCATTAATGAGCGCTTACCTTTTATTCGAGAACTCGCAAAAGCCTATGTCGGTGTTGATCCAGTCCATGAGCCTATCCCTGTACGCCCAACCGTACATTATACTATGGGAGGCATTGAAACCAATAACAAAACAGAAACATCTATCCAAGGCCTATATGCCGTTGGTGAATGTGCATCTGTCGGCTTACATGGAGCTAACCGTTTAGGCTCAAACTCACTGTCAGAAATTGTCGTCTTCGGCAAACTTGCAGGCCAAGAAGCGGGCCTTTATGCATCACAGCAGACGCACTCTGATAGACAAATATTAGAAACAAAAGCACAAGCAATAGTGCAACGAACAGAAGCATTTTTACACAGTAATGGCACTGAAAAAATGTCAGATATTCGTGATGAAATGGGCGATACAATGGAAGAAGGCGTTGGCATTTACCGCACCGCAGTTTCTATGCAAAAAACCATTGATACATTACATGCACTTAAAGCGCGCTATAAGAATATAAAAATTGAAGATAAGTCGAGTGTATTTAATACTGAATTTTTATATGCCATTGAGCTTGGACATCTCCTCGATATCGCATTATCCATGGCATATAGTGCTATCAACCGAGAAGAATCACGTGGTTCACATCAACGTATCGACGGCTTTGAAGCACGCGATGATAAAAAATACTTAAAACATAGTCTCGCGTATTTTAAAGAAGATAGCGCGCCACAAATAAAATATTGTGATGTCACTATCACTCGTAGTCAGCCAGCACAAAGAGTTTATGGTGCAGCTGGTGATAAAAAAGCAACGTTAGAGGGTATAAAATGA